A window of Cellulosimicrobium protaetiae genomic DNA:
ACCGCGTCCGCACCCGCGTCGACGAACGCCTGCGCGCCCTCGCGCGTCGCGACGTTGCCACCGATGACCTGCACGTCGCGCGTCGCCGGGTCGGACTTCAGCCGCGCGACCATCTCGATGAGCATGCGCACGTTCCCGTGCGCCGTGTCCGCGACGAGCACGTCGACACCCGCGTCGATGAGCGTCGTGGCGCGCTGCCACGCGTCGCCGAAGTAGCCGATCGCGGCGCCGACGAGCAGGCGGCCCTGGCCGTCCTTCGACGCGTGGGGGAACTGCTCGGACTTGACGAAGTCCTTGACCGTGATGAGCCCCGAGAGGCGGCCGTCGGCGTCGACGAGCGGGAGGCGCTCGAGCTTGTGCTTGCGCAGGAGGGCGGTCGCCTCCTCGCGCGAGATCCCGGCCGGGCCCGTGATGAGCGGCTGCGGCGTCATGACCTCGTCGACCTTGGTCGTCGCCCACTCCGCGACGGGCGTGAAACGCAGGTCGCGGTTCGTGACCATGCCGATGAGGCGGCGCTCGCCGTCGAGCACGGGGAAGCCGGAGATGCGGTACTCGCCCGCGGTCTTGTCGAGCTCCTCGAGCGTCGCGTCCGGGCCGATCGTCACCGGGTTGTCGATGATCCCCGTCTGCGTGCGCTTCACCAGGTCCACCTGGAGCGCCTGGTCCTCGATGGAGAGGTTGCGGTGCAGGACGCCGATGCCGCCCTGGCGCGCCATCGCGATCGCCATGCGCGACTCGGTGACGGTGTCCATGGCCGCCGAGACGAGCGGCACGCGGAGCGAGATCTCGCGCGTCAGGCGCGTCGTGGTGTCGATGTCCGACGGCGCGAGGTCCGAGTAGCCGGGCTGCAGCAGGACGTCGTCGTAGGTGAGACCCAGGAAGCCGAAGGGGTCGCGGTCGGGAGCGGCGGCGGGGACGGGCGAGGCGGTCACACCAGGATTCTACGCCGCGGGCCCTCGCCGTATTCCCGCCCGGTCCCGGCCCGCCCGGCGTGCGGGAGGCAC
This region includes:
- the guaB gene encoding IMP dehydrogenase; the protein is MTASPVPAAAPDRDPFGFLGLTYDDVLLQPGYSDLAPSDIDTTTRLTREISLRVPLVSAAMDTVTESRMAIAMARQGGIGVLHRNLSIEDQALQVDLVKRTQTGIIDNPVTIGPDATLEELDKTAGEYRISGFPVLDGERRLIGMVTNRDLRFTPVAEWATTKVDEVMTPQPLITGPAGISREEATALLRKHKLERLPLVDADGRLSGLITVKDFVKSEQFPHASKDGQGRLLVGAAIGYFGDAWQRATTLIDAGVDVLVADTAHGNVRMLIEMVARLKSDPATRDVQVIGGNVATREGAQAFVDAGADAVKVGVGPGSICTTRIVTGVGVPQVTAVYEASLAARPAGVPVIADGGMRHSGEIGKAIVAGAESVMLGSMLAGTEESPGDTILVNGKQYKAYRGMGSMGAMSSRGKKSYSKDRYFQAEVTSDDMIVPEGIEGQVAYKGSLGTVAHQLVGGLHQTMFYVGARTVPELQEKGRFIRITSASLKESHPHDVQMTVEAPNYTGF